In Blastopirellula sp. J2-11, a single genomic region encodes these proteins:
- a CDS encoding sigma-70 family RNA polymerase sigma factor has product MNDAGEFIQLLTSHQSRLYAYVLSLVFDRNEADDVLQQTNIVLWRSASDFELGTNFVAWSFRIAYFQVLAHRKRKHREKLIFDDDMLSDLAQVAHDNDQTFAARQRLLRECIQKLNKRQRSAIERRYRRGATLESIAHETERTVNAVKQTLFRARENLLRCVTKGQTEATQS; this is encoded by the coding sequence ATGAATGACGCAGGGGAATTTATCCAGCTTCTGACTTCCCATCAGAGCCGGCTTTACGCCTACGTATTATCGTTGGTCTTTGACCGCAACGAAGCGGACGATGTCTTGCAGCAAACGAACATCGTCTTGTGGCGCAGCGCCAGCGATTTTGAACTCGGCACCAACTTTGTCGCCTGGTCGTTTCGAATCGCCTACTTTCAAGTGTTGGCGCACCGCAAACGCAAGCACCGTGAAAAACTGATCTTTGACGATGACATGTTGAGCGATCTGGCCCAGGTCGCCCACGACAATGACCAGACGTTTGCAGCGCGGCAGCGACTATTGCGAGAATGCATCCAAAAACTGAACAAGCGGCAAAGAAGCGCCATCGAACGTCGGTACCGTCGTGGAGCGACCCTGGAATCGATCGCCCACGAAACCGAGAGAACTGTCAACGCCGTCAAACAAACCTTGTTTCGTGCCCGTGAGAACCTGCTCCGGTGCGTTACCAAAGGCCAAACCGAGGCTACGCAATCATGA
- a CDS encoding alkaline ceramidase, with amino-acid sequence MSNSATATTSFSHAAWSGYAGIATADITPPIGVYSRCWGAAEHDVAESIHRPLTITALTLQADHNSSPLVYIDADLGWWQTLETFQEFQACVLKEFSLAPEDFLFGITHTHASPPLVKLDPGLPGQAVQQHWLERTQRVMIEVIQAALDHSFAATLDWQTGQCNLATNRDLTDPSVNTDRILCGFNPQGHADNTLLVGRLTDITGKMRGVVVNYACHPTTLAWENRAISPDYIGAMRETITQQTGAAALFMQGASGDLAPRYQYVADTETVDRHGRELAYAALATLENMEPVGAQLAYQKVVESGAPLAVWRHAPTSPNTQLRALQASVEVPLKDWPSAAELERQRIACPNRAIAERLRRKRDIRIALGDDDTFTLPIWAWKLGDAILIGSMAESYSALQVELRRRFPDQTIVCMNLVNGSIGYLTPAPLYHHDIYPVMQTPFDLGALELTIEAMSQLVHRLATPTELSPLLQNA; translated from the coding sequence ATGAGCAACTCCGCAACAGCAACGACTTCTTTCTCCCACGCCGCCTGGTCAGGTTACGCAGGGATTGCGACGGCCGATATTACTCCGCCGATCGGCGTCTACTCACGCTGCTGGGGCGCTGCGGAACATGATGTCGCCGAATCGATCCACCGCCCGCTCACCATTACTGCGCTGACGCTGCAAGCGGACCACAATTCTTCGCCGCTGGTCTATATCGACGCCGATCTCGGTTGGTGGCAAACGCTGGAAACATTTCAAGAGTTTCAAGCCTGCGTTTTAAAAGAGTTTTCGCTGGCGCCTGAAGATTTCCTGTTTGGCATCACTCACACTCATGCATCGCCGCCGTTGGTGAAACTTGATCCAGGCTTGCCTGGTCAAGCAGTTCAGCAGCACTGGTTAGAACGAACCCAACGCGTGATGATCGAAGTGATTCAAGCGGCGCTCGACCATTCGTTCGCCGCGACGCTAGACTGGCAGACAGGTCAATGCAATTTGGCGACCAATCGCGATCTGACCGATCCCAGCGTCAATACCGATCGGATTCTGTGCGGATTCAACCCGCAAGGTCACGCCGATAACACATTGCTCGTCGGCCGGCTGACCGACATCACCGGAAAAATGCGCGGCGTGGTAGTGAACTACGCATGCCATCCGACCACCTTGGCGTGGGAGAATCGAGCAATTTCTCCCGACTATATCGGCGCGATGCGCGAAACGATCACGCAGCAGACCGGCGCCGCGGCTCTGTTTATGCAAGGCGCTTCCGGTGACCTTGCGCCCCGCTATCAATATGTCGCCGACACCGAGACGGTCGATCGCCATGGACGCGAATTGGCTTACGCCGCTTTGGCCACGTTAGAAAATATGGAACCGGTTGGCGCCCAGTTAGCCTACCAAAAGGTAGTGGAATCAGGCGCTCCTTTGGCGGTCTGGCGTCACGCGCCGACATCTCCTAACACGCAGTTGCGTGCGCTTCAGGCGAGCGTCGAAGTACCGCTGAAAGACTGGCCGTCGGCCGCCGAGTTAGAACGTCAGCGGATCGCGTGCCCCAATCGAGCGATCGCCGAGCGACTGCGCCGCAAACGTGACATCCGCATCGCCTTGGGAGATGACGATACGTTCACGTTACCAATTTGGGCCTGGAAGCTGGGGGATGCGATTTTGATCGGCAGCATGGCCGAATCGTATTCGGCCTTGCAAGTCGAGCTCCGCCGACGGTTTCCGGATCAAACGATCGTTTGTATGAATCTGGTGAACGGATCGATCGGCTATTTGACGCCTGCCCCGCTTTACCATCACGACATCTATCCGGTGATGCAAACGCCGTTTGATTTGGGAGCGTTGGAATTGACGATCGAAGCGATGTCGCAATTGGTGCACCGCTTGGCGACACCTACCGAATTGAGTCCCCTCCTGCAAAACGCCTAG
- the dgoD gene encoding galactonate dehydratase: MKITRVETLVCHARMRNWVFVKITTDQPGLIGWGEATLEWHTRSVVGAIEDLAQLLIGEDPTRIEYLWQMMWRQHFWHGTGIVRATALAGVDLALWDILGKVHNVPCHKLWGGPVRDSIRLYSHLGGGRMEDFYETPVDNAKQFADLAIEAVEHGYSAFKSMAVPPTMPIEGAKPVRAAVACVEAMRDAVGPDIDIMVDCHARPSPAMGMKFAKALEPYDLYFFEEPCWPESIEGLAKINAAVATPIATGERLNHLAAFRDLFAAQACEICQLDITHCGGLSEARRIAALAEAYRIALAPHNPQGPVSTAASLEFGFSQPSYIICESVQNDVPWRYEVVDEGFQIDPKTRTVKPNQRPGLGININEEEIKRHPFQQELLQRVFYADGSVGDW, translated from the coding sequence ATGAAAATTACCCGCGTCGAAACCTTGGTTTGCCACGCTCGGATGCGCAATTGGGTCTTCGTCAAAATCACGACCGACCAACCTGGCTTGATCGGTTGGGGAGAAGCGACCCTTGAGTGGCATACGCGCAGCGTCGTCGGCGCGATTGAAGACTTGGCGCAACTGCTGATCGGCGAAGACCCGACGCGCATCGAATATCTATGGCAGATGATGTGGCGACAACACTTCTGGCACGGCACAGGCATCGTCCGCGCGACGGCGCTGGCCGGCGTCGATCTTGCGCTGTGGGATATTCTCGGCAAAGTGCACAACGTCCCTTGTCACAAGCTGTGGGGAGGTCCGGTCCGTGACTCCATCCGACTTTATTCGCATCTGGGCGGCGGTCGCATGGAAGACTTCTACGAAACGCCGGTCGACAACGCCAAGCAGTTCGCCGACCTGGCGATCGAAGCGGTCGAACATGGCTACTCGGCGTTCAAGTCGATGGCCGTTCCGCCGACCATGCCAATTGAAGGCGCCAAACCGGTTCGCGCCGCAGTCGCTTGCGTCGAAGCGATGCGCGATGCGGTTGGCCCTGATATCGACATCATGGTCGACTGTCACGCCCGTCCTTCGCCGGCGATGGGAATGAAGTTCGCAAAAGCGCTGGAGCCGTATGACCTGTACTTCTTCGAAGAGCCTTGCTGGCCCGAATCGATTGAGGGCCTCGCGAAAATTAACGCCGCCGTCGCGACGCCGATTGCGACCGGCGAACGGCTGAATCACTTAGCGGCGTTTCGCGATCTGTTCGCCGCCCAAGCGTGTGAAATCTGCCAGCTCGACATCACGCATTGCGGCGGACTAAGCGAAGCGCGACGGATCGCGGCGCTGGCCGAAGCGTATCGAATCGCGCTGGCGCCGCACAACCCGCAAGGGCCGGTCAGCACCGCTGCGTCGTTGGAGTTCGGCTTTTCGCAACCCAGCTATATCATCTGCGAGTCGGTGCAAAACGACGTTCCTTGGCGCTACGAAGTGGTCGACGAAGGGTTTCAAATTGATCCGAAGACGCGAACCGTTAAGCCGAATCAGCGTCCCGGCCTGGGAATCAACATCAATGAGGAAGAAATCAAGCGGCATCCGTTCCAACAAGAGCTGCTGCAGCGCGTCTTCTACGCAGACGGCAGCGTCGGAGATTGGTAA
- a CDS encoding DUF1559 domain-containing protein, with translation MQLSEQSRNSNRVAPKPRLGFTLVELLVVIAIIGVLIALLLPAVQQAREAARRMNCTNNLKQIALASHNHHDTFGGFPELVQYIKGDYNVDSPWCWGALLLPFIEQQPLHDLLGVSKKSARDSYNDAADQAAYKKLLATSIDGYTCPSDVGPALTPEVCATGGWQDTYGTYKEWYCLWEHEDVIAAKANYVANYGPGYLDDDINHPLETNTFNPTGAIVGFKKLNMSKITDGTSNTILFGERRYDEKAKTAGGSIMVIQKIQGNTQGRQCSFQPEYAPNRIPNSYWSAMCGTSSYHPGGVNFAMCDGSVRLISDTIWSSGNGNPVDNNSGTYQRLCVRNDGYVINEE, from the coding sequence ATGCAACTGTCAGAACAAAGCCGAAATTCGAATCGTGTCGCGCCGAAGCCGCGTCTCGGTTTCACCCTCGTCGAGCTGTTGGTCGTGATTGCGATCATCGGCGTCTTGATCGCACTGCTACTGCCTGCGGTCCAACAAGCGCGAGAAGCGGCGCGCCGGATGAACTGTACGAACAACCTGAAGCAGATCGCGCTGGCGTCGCATAACCATCACGACACGTTCGGCGGGTTTCCTGAATTAGTCCAATACATCAAGGGTGACTATAACGTCGATAGTCCTTGGTGCTGGGGAGCGCTGCTCTTGCCGTTCATCGAGCAGCAACCGTTGCACGATTTGCTCGGCGTGTCGAAAAAGAGCGCCAGAGACAGTTACAACGACGCGGCCGATCAAGCTGCCTACAAAAAGCTGCTTGCCACTTCGATCGATGGCTACACATGCCCGAGCGACGTTGGTCCGGCGCTGACGCCCGAAGTTTGTGCGACCGGCGGCTGGCAAGATACGTATGGTACCTATAAGGAATGGTATTGCCTCTGGGAACACGAAGACGTGATCGCCGCCAAAGCGAATTACGTGGCGAATTATGGACCAGGTTACCTCGACGATGACATCAACCACCCGCTTGAAACCAATACCTTCAATCCTACCGGAGCGATTGTTGGCTTTAAGAAACTCAACATGAGCAAAATCACCGACGGAACTTCCAACACGATCCTCTTCGGCGAACGTCGATACGACGAGAAAGCGAAGACTGCCGGCGGGTCGATCATGGTCATTCAGAAAATCCAGGGGAACACGCAAGGACGACAGTGCAGTTTCCAGCCTGAATACGCGCCGAATAGGATTCCGAACAGTTACTGGAGCGCCATGTGCGGAACTTCTAGCTATCATCCCGGAGGCGTCAACTTCGCCATGTGCGACGGTTCGGTTCGCTTAATCTCCGACACGATTTGGAGTAGCGGCAATGGCAATCCCGTGGATAACAACTCCGGGACCTATCAGCGATTGTGCGTCCGAAATGACGGTTATGTCATCAATGAAGAGTAA
- a CDS encoding carboxypeptidase-like regulatory domain-containing protein — MECSRVIGSRTALLLLASIACVTLAGCSSGDNSHVSGVVTFDGNPAPNSVMTFVSLNQGPGGTAITDENGHYEAQMSLNNDWLAPGEYRVEIQGRADHLKADGLMSEIKPGDISLPKKYYGENSELRLKAEPGNATVNFDLTSN; from the coding sequence ATGGAATGCAGTCGAGTGATAGGTAGTCGGACCGCCCTGCTCTTGCTTGCGTCAATCGCATGCGTGACGCTTGCAGGTTGCAGTAGCGGCGACAACTCGCATGTCTCTGGCGTCGTGACTTTTGACGGCAATCCGGCGCCGAATAGCGTCATGACCTTCGTTTCCCTTAATCAAGGTCCCGGCGGGACCGCCATCACGGACGAAAATGGCCACTACGAGGCCCAGATGTCGCTCAATAACGATTGGCTCGCCCCAGGCGAATATCGGGTCGAAATCCAAGGTCGGGCCGACCACCTAAAAGCTGATGGCTTGATGTCAGAAATCAAGCCCGGCGATATAAGCCTTCCCAAAAAGTACTACGGCGAAAACTCCGAACTTCGCTTGAAAGCCGAACCGGGAAACGCGACCGTCAACTTTGACTTGACCAGCAATTGA
- a CDS encoding Gfo/Idh/MocA family protein: MNSADFADRLPASGASPVTRRSFLQATGGLAAGAGLLSPSSLHAAESKPKKVRVGIVGGRFGLGFQFHEHPLCEVTGVAELRPERLEALSKTYKCETKYDSLEAMLAQAKDMDAVAIFTPAPDHVRHSVAALNAGKHVLCAVPAAMNLEECEELIETVKRTGLSFMMAETSYWQQSTISARQMYQEGKFGNLIYCESEYQHDGLDSLFHENGKRTWRYGFPPMNYPTHCTAHYVGVTGERLTEVMCQGWGDDSPSLKDNAYNNPFWNESAMFKTESGLAFNVRVWWKGAHRGGERAEWIGDKMSFYGHTPNGQGPVIIRSGQQTEKDDAGFVRSLPAFEQYQIPEFWKTDMLPAPLRHGSGHEGSHPFITNEFIDAVANNRRPAVDVYEAVAFTAPGIVAHQSALKGGEQLKVPNFGRAS; the protein is encoded by the coding sequence ATGAATTCCGCCGATTTTGCTGATCGCCTACCTGCTAGCGGCGCTTCCCCGGTCACGCGCCGCTCCTTTCTACAAGCGACCGGCGGCTTGGCGGCCGGCGCCGGTCTCCTGTCGCCTAGCTCTCTGCATGCCGCCGAATCAAAGCCCAAGAAGGTTCGGGTCGGCATCGTCGGCGGTCGCTTTGGCCTCGGCTTTCAGTTTCACGAGCATCCCCTGTGCGAAGTGACCGGGGTCGCCGAACTGCGGCCAGAACGTCTAGAGGCGCTAAGTAAGACCTACAAATGCGAGACGAAATACGACTCGCTCGAAGCGATGCTCGCCCAAGCGAAAGACATGGACGCGGTGGCGATCTTTACGCCTGCGCCCGATCATGTAAGACATAGCGTCGCCGCGCTCAACGCCGGCAAGCATGTCCTTTGCGCCGTCCCCGCCGCGATGAATCTGGAAGAATGCGAAGAGCTGATCGAGACGGTCAAGCGGACCGGGCTGAGCTTTATGATGGCCGAAACCAGCTATTGGCAGCAAAGTACGATCTCGGCTCGCCAGATGTATCAGGAAGGCAAGTTCGGCAACCTGATCTACTGTGAATCGGAATATCAGCATGACGGACTCGATTCGTTGTTCCATGAGAACGGAAAACGCACTTGGCGTTATGGTTTTCCGCCGATGAATTACCCTACGCACTGCACCGCTCACTATGTAGGCGTGACCGGCGAGCGCCTGACCGAAGTGATGTGCCAAGGCTGGGGAGACGATTCGCCTTCGCTCAAAGACAACGCCTACAACAATCCGTTTTGGAACGAATCGGCGATGTTCAAAACCGAATCGGGACTGGCTTTTAACGTCCGAGTTTGGTGGAAAGGCGCCCATCGCGGCGGCGAACGAGCCGAATGGATCGGCGACAAGATGAGCTTCTACGGGCACACTCCGAACGGGCAAGGTCCAGTGATCATTCGCAGCGGTCAGCAAACCGAAAAAGATGACGCCGGGTTCGTCCGCAGCTTGCCTGCCTTCGAGCAATACCAAATTCCTGAGTTCTGGAAGACCGACATGCTGCCGGCCCCGTTGCGACATGGAAGCGGCCACGAAGGCTCACATCCGTTTATCACGAACGAGTTTATTGACGCCGTGGCCAATAATCGCCGTCCGGCCGTCGACGTCTACGAAGCGGTCGCTTTCACGGCGCCGGGGATTGTCGCTCATCAATCGGCCCTCAAGGGTGGCGAGCAACTGAAGGTGCCCAACTTCGGTCGCGCCAGCTAA
- a CDS encoding dihydrodipicolinate synthase family protein translates to MTSSIQGVLPVLHAPLRDDETIDVDILQQEIDWIFEVGADGVCSAMVSEVLRLSPSERCDLAEMMVSMTAGRGTVIASVGAETTRQAVEYGEHAARCGCSAIMAIPPISVALPEAALWDYFSQLARRVDLPLIVQDASSYVGRAISTSFFARLVDEFGAAKILFKPEASPIGPNLSDLREQTGGKAQIFDGSGGILLIDCYRRGIQGTMPGVDLLDGIVALWRALRQGNDPLAYRIYFPICAIVALQLQAGLDGFLAIEKYILQKRGLFSSVRRRTPYAWELDRETAMEIDRLLVYLEDALKEQPALKL, encoded by the coding sequence ATGACCAGTTCCATCCAAGGGGTGCTTCCGGTATTGCACGCGCCGCTACGTGACGATGAGACGATCGACGTCGACATCTTGCAACAAGAGATCGATTGGATCTTTGAGGTTGGCGCCGATGGCGTTTGCTCGGCGATGGTCTCCGAAGTCTTACGACTCTCGCCGTCAGAGCGCTGTGATCTGGCCGAGATGATGGTCTCGATGACCGCAGGCCGCGGCACGGTGATCGCCAGCGTCGGCGCCGAAACAACGCGCCAGGCAGTTGAGTATGGCGAGCACGCCGCGCGCTGCGGATGCAGCGCGATCATGGCGATACCGCCGATCAGCGTCGCTCTACCGGAAGCGGCGCTGTGGGACTACTTTTCACAACTTGCGCGGCGCGTCGACTTGCCATTGATCGTGCAAGACGCTTCGTCGTATGTGGGACGCGCGATCTCGACGTCATTCTTCGCTCGGCTTGTGGATGAGTTTGGAGCCGCGAAAATCCTGTTCAAACCGGAAGCGTCTCCCATCGGGCCGAACCTCTCGGATTTGCGCGAGCAAACCGGCGGCAAAGCGCAGATCTTCGACGGCTCTGGCGGCATCTTGCTGATAGACTGCTATCGGCGAGGAATTCAAGGGACCATGCCTGGCGTCGATCTGCTCGACGGAATTGTCGCGTTGTGGCGAGCGCTGCGCCAAGGGAATGACCCGTTGGCGTATCGCATTTATTTCCCCATCTGCGCTATCGTTGCTCTGCAACTGCAAGCCGGGCTGGACGGATTTTTGGCGATCGAAAAGTATATTCTGCAAAAGCGAGGACTCTTCTCTTCGGTTCGACGCCGAACTCCTTATGCGTGGGAACTGGATCGTGAGACGGCGATGGAGATCGATCGCTTGTTGGTCTATTTAGAAGATGCTCTGAAAGAGCAGCCTGCGTTAAAGCTCTAG
- a CDS encoding SLC5 family protein — protein MPSFSLDFWDYVVFAGFFVMLGMIGFWAGRGEQASSQDYFLAGRKLPWYVVGGSFIASNISSEHFIGMIGSAVVFGVCVSLMEWANVVTFSLLIWFFIPFLLATKVFTIPEFLEKRFSLSIRQMFAFVTVLSNVVAFLATVLYGGGLALQSLFGWSLWFSIITLGIVAGVWAIYGGLSSVAWTDLFTVVVMILGGVLVSVLGLQALAGAEGSIWDGFTLMLERNQGKEGQWAEAVNRHLTHLTNGDSYNRLSLYQGVTHPITPTISLIPLLLSVGVWYNVLNQFMIQRVLGAKDEYHARMGIVLAGWVKVFFPLISVLPGMVLFALHPEIMLRPWDEVKPAADQGYVSLIQTLIPAGLRGLLLAALFGAIQSTINSVLNSTSTILTLDIYKRLLVPEASDKQLVRVGVISSIVVLAIAITLGGFVGEIGGSLFEYAQSLYAFFAPPFAAVFLLGILWRRINSAGALSAICIGFASGILMKLYLHFDPSAPAWLSPYWNQAAINWLLCVAVCIGVSLATAPPRADQITDQLTFNWSRLNLFNNLGDHWYTSVVTWWGLFVVVMAALFITFSGVVF, from the coding sequence ATGCCTTCGTTTTCACTCGACTTCTGGGACTACGTCGTCTTCGCCGGCTTCTTTGTGATGCTGGGAATGATCGGATTTTGGGCCGGACGAGGAGAACAAGCGAGCAGCCAAGACTATTTTTTGGCAGGCAGAAAACTCCCTTGGTATGTCGTCGGCGGGTCGTTTATCGCTTCCAATATCAGCAGCGAACACTTTATCGGCATGATCGGCTCGGCAGTCGTGTTCGGCGTCTGCGTCTCGCTGATGGAGTGGGCGAATGTCGTCACCTTCTCGCTATTGATCTGGTTCTTTATTCCCTTTTTGCTGGCGACCAAGGTATTTACGATACCCGAGTTTCTTGAGAAGCGATTCAGTCTTTCGATCCGGCAGATGTTCGCTTTTGTCACGGTGCTGAGCAACGTGGTCGCCTTTCTAGCGACCGTCTTGTATGGCGGCGGACTGGCGTTGCAAAGCTTGTTTGGTTGGAGTCTGTGGTTCTCGATCATCACGCTGGGAATTGTCGCCGGCGTCTGGGCGATTTACGGCGGGCTATCGAGCGTCGCATGGACCGATCTCTTTACAGTCGTCGTGATGATCCTTGGGGGAGTGCTCGTCAGCGTGCTGGGTCTGCAAGCGCTGGCCGGCGCAGAGGGCTCGATCTGGGACGGCTTTACCTTGATGCTGGAGCGCAACCAAGGGAAAGAAGGCCAATGGGCGGAAGCGGTGAATCGACATCTGACGCATCTCACCAACGGCGATTCCTACAATCGCTTGTCCCTCTATCAAGGCGTCACCCATCCAATCACGCCGACGATCAGCTTGATTCCATTGCTCCTCTCGGTCGGCGTTTGGTACAACGTACTCAATCAATTCATGATCCAGCGCGTGCTGGGCGCCAAAGATGAATACCATGCGCGCATGGGAATCGTGTTGGCCGGCTGGGTGAAGGTCTTCTTCCCGCTGATTTCGGTCTTGCCCGGGATGGTGCTCTTCGCGCTCCATCCCGAAATCATGCTTCGCCCCTGGGACGAAGTGAAACCGGCGGCCGATCAGGGTTACGTCAGCCTGATTCAAACATTGATTCCCGCCGGCCTGCGAGGACTGCTTTTGGCGGCGCTCTTTGGCGCGATTCAATCGACAATCAACTCGGTGCTCAACTCGACGTCGACGATCCTGACGCTCGATATCTACAAGCGGCTGTTGGTTCCCGAGGCCAGCGACAAGCAACTGGTCCGCGTCGGCGTGATTAGTTCGATCGTCGTCCTGGCGATCGCGATTACACTGGGCGGATTTGTCGGCGAGATCGGAGGGAGCCTGTTTGAATACGCGCAATCGCTCTACGCGTTCTTCGCTCCGCCGTTCGCCGCCGTTTTCTTACTCGGGATTCTCTGGCGGCGCATCAATTCGGCCGGAGCATTATCGGCGATCTGCATCGGCTTCGCTTCAGGGATCTTGATGAAGCTTTACCTGCACTTCGATCCGAGCGCGCCGGCCTGGCTGAGTCCTTATTGGAATCAAGCGGCGATCAATTGGTTGCTGTGCGTCGCCGTTTGCATCGGCGTCAGCTTGGCGACGGCGCCGCCGCGGGCAGACCAAATCACCGATCAGCTGACTTTCAACTGGTCTCGCTTAAATCTGTTCAACAACCTTGGCGATCACTGGTACACGAGCGTCGTCACTTGGTGGGGATTGTTCGTCGTCGTTATGGCCGCGTTGTTCATTACGTTCTCGGGAGTGGTGTTCTAA
- a CDS encoding potassium transporter Kup, whose product MSVDQATPEGDQRLGSWAKLSLVALGVVYGDIGTSPLYAVRECFRAEHAVAASHDHVLGVLSLIFWALAIVISTKYLIFILQADNEGEGGILALAALVSSDESNAGYRRWAIFTLGLLGGALLYADGMITPAISVLSAVEGLEVAAPALDPYIEPITIAILVGLFLFQSRGTARVGTVFGPIMLIWFATLACMGIQQIIQAPQVFLAINPLYAIRLLLENGLSGYLVLGSVFLVVTGGEALYADMGHFGKQPIRISWYYVVLPALLLNYFGQGAFLLEHPEGARNPFYLMAPGWALYPLVILSTMATVIASQAVITGAFSLTLQAVQLGYSPRMTIRHTSAEQMGQIYIPLVNWALMFACIGLVLGFRSSDNLAAAYGVAVTITMVITTVLFFLLTRMRWNWSLPAALGVCGIFLAVDLAFLGANLFKISNGGWFPLLVAGGAYTLMSTWMAGQRLLAKRLRERALSIELYIADLMNEPPVRVSGVSIYLTGNPIGTPPALRHNVRHNKVLHEQIVLLTVVTANVPHVRLAKRVEFEEIGEGFFRILINYGFMDTPHIPLTLATLTNAPLSLQGEDVTYFLGTERLLATHRPGMALWREKLFAWMSRNAQPATAYFYLPPEQVVEIGSQVEL is encoded by the coding sequence ATGTCGGTCGATCAGGCGACACCGGAAGGCGACCAGCGCCTTGGCTCTTGGGCCAAGTTGTCGTTGGTCGCGTTGGGAGTGGTCTACGGCGATATCGGCACTAGCCCTCTCTATGCGGTGCGTGAATGCTTTCGCGCCGAACACGCGGTCGCGGCCTCGCATGACCATGTCTTGGGAGTCCTCTCCCTTATTTTTTGGGCGCTGGCGATTGTCATATCGACCAAGTACCTCATCTTCATTCTGCAGGCAGACAATGAAGGAGAAGGGGGGATCCTGGCGCTGGCGGCGCTCGTCTCTTCCGACGAATCGAACGCGGGCTATCGCCGTTGGGCGATTTTCACGCTTGGCTTGCTAGGAGGAGCGTTGCTCTATGCCGACGGGATGATCACGCCGGCTATCTCGGTACTCAGCGCGGTCGAAGGACTTGAAGTAGCCGCTCCTGCGCTCGATCCCTATATCGAGCCGATCACAATTGCGATCCTCGTCGGCTTGTTCCTGTTCCAATCGCGCGGAACCGCGCGCGTCGGTACGGTGTTTGGTCCGATCATGTTGATCTGGTTCGCGACGTTGGCCTGTATGGGGATTCAGCAAATCATTCAAGCGCCGCAAGTTTTCCTGGCGATCAATCCGCTCTATGCGATTCGCCTATTGCTAGAAAATGGGCTGAGCGGCTATCTGGTATTGGGATCGGTATTTTTGGTGGTTACCGGCGGCGAAGCGCTGTACGCCGATATGGGCCATTTTGGCAAACAGCCGATCCGGATTAGTTGGTATTACGTCGTGCTGCCGGCGCTATTGCTCAACTATTTTGGCCAGGGCGCTTTTCTGTTAGAGCATCCCGAAGGCGCCAGGAATCCGTTCTATCTCATGGCGCCAGGTTGGGCGCTCTATCCGCTGGTGATTTTATCAACGATGGCCACCGTCATCGCGTCGCAGGCGGTCATCACTGGAGCCTTTTCGTTAACGTTACAAGCGGTGCAGTTGGGCTACAGTCCACGCATGACGATTCGGCATACGTCGGCCGAACAAATGGGGCAGATTTACATCCCCTTGGTCAATTGGGCGTTGATGTTCGCCTGCATCGGGTTGGTCCTCGGCTTCCGTTCGTCTGACAATCTGGCGGCGGCGTACGGCGTTGCGGTCACCATTACGATGGTGATCACGACGGTTCTCTTTTTTCTGCTAACGCGGATGCGTTGGAATTGGTCGCTGCCGGCGGCGCTGGGCGTTTGCGGAATCTTTCTGGCGGTGGACCTGGCGTTTTTGGGGGCGAACCTGTTCAAAATATCGAACGGGGGTTGGTTCCCTTTGCTGGTGGCCGGCGGCGCTTACACGTTGATGTCGACTTGGATGGCGGGCCAGCGGCTCTTGGCGAAGCGGCTGCGTGAGCGAGCGCTCTCCATCGAACTTTATATTGCCGATTTGATGAACGAGCCCCCGGTGCGCGTTTCTGGCGTTTCGATCTATTTGACCGGAAATCCGATCGGAACTCCTCCGGCGCTGCGGCACAATGTGCGACATAACAAAGTGCTGCACGAACAAATCGTCTTGCTGACGGTGGTGACCGCCAATGTGCCGCATGTGCGCCTGGCGAAACGAGTCGAGTTTGAAGAAATTGGCGAAGGGTTCTTTCGCATTCTGATCAACTACGGATTTATGGATACTCCCCATATCCCGCTGACGCTGGCGACATTGACCAACGCTCCGCTCAGCTTGCAGGGGGAAGACGTCACTTATTTTCTGGGGACCGAACGTCTGCTGGCGACCCACCGTCCTGGAATGGCCCTCTGGCGCGAGAAGCTGTTTGCGTGGATGTCGCGTAACGCGCAACCCGCGACCGCCTATTTTTATCTGCCGCCAGAGCAGGTGGTGGAGATCGGTTCGCAGGTGGAGCTCTAA